From one Dysidea avara chromosome 9, odDysAvar1.4, whole genome shotgun sequence genomic stretch:
- the LOC136266220 gene encoding uncharacterized protein isoform X2 has translation MSDSIRAIVANLTATYRSIKACIPPLVTSATSVPLSGTAKVDYRNCDCTKALEESCDRLSRLLDTKVITLMDWQLHHCVQLLRHVILTSLELLCVSSQLEDHVRYAFTVLCSLLDISRDKVNVLILRVYEEECDGVLLHQEELLNIVTSKRCEVITGCVSDDLTVLEHIVSMETSLLRTVCAAVMSLLPPTPWGGSMSLLHPGSWGGNVTNYVLREGLDPADNVNWTNFLMPGINSPGLRQCVAMTTSNIWRKVSQRLVTMDHMSCGGVSATGCCDVAASEALEPHPSLFLSLLYIANQIERHKCEHEQDTATSAILSSLVTEKCHDCHGNTASAHMIVDNLLQPTCATLKAWLSQTPHITANENCQKANVLQVSTHVLRGVARILLECNQWYHSRLHQHFSNWGLSPLLLLLLGDLPHLLRVLQEELLPISTQLLDHVTTEQLSGLQDDVRMEHDKIVEVMALIKEQLFGFMRQFYDGIVERCQQFWRQPIKLSRNSEGTPTRIAELCVEQLLSPCVQACAILLPSLGEPCVTLCVTVTIVCWRNSVLATSKRYSTQQMCQLLSDFNYMASSLTTNISHIPVVMETRRALYKLCGLYCCHDNETASYDPGSHDPIICDVIKTLPPLEGVSTDEWAASMATKRKS, from the exons ATGTCAGACTCGATTCGCGCAATAGTCGCGAACCTCACCGCTACGTACAGGAGTATTAAGGCGTGTATACCTCCCTTAGTGACCAGTGCTACAAGTGTACCTCTCTCAGGGACCGCTAAAGTGGATTATCGGAATTGTGACTGCACGAAGGCATTGGAGGAGTCGTGTGACCGGTTAAGCAGGCTATTAGATACTAAAGTGATCACTTTAATGGACTGGCAGTTACATCATTGTGTCCAGCTCTTGCGTCACGTGATCTTGACCAGTTTGGAGCTGTTGTGTGTTAGCTCACAATTAGAGGATCACGTGAGATATGCTTTTACCGTTCTATGCTCCTTGTTGGACATATCACGTGATAAGGTCAATGTGTTGATATTACGAGTATATGAGGAGGAGTGTGATGGTGTACTGTTACACCAGGAGGAGTTACTAAATATAGTAACCTCAAAGAGGTGTGAAGTAATAACAGGTTGTGTTAGTGATGATCTTACTGTACTGGAGCATATTGTATCCATGGAGACATCACTACTAAGGACTGTGTGTGCAGCAGTTATGTCATTGTTGCCCCCCACCCCCTGGGGAGGAAGTATGTCACTGCTACACCCTGGCTCCTGGGGAGGGAATGTCACTAATTATGTACTAAGAGAGGGACTTGACCCAGCAGATAATGTTAACTGGACAAATTTTCTGATGCCAGGTATAAATAGTCCTGGCCTTAGGCAGTGTGTTGCTATGACAACCAGCAATATTTGGAGGAAAGTTTCACAGAGGTTAGTTACTATGGATCACATGAGCTGTGGGGGTGTTTCAGCTACTGGTTGCTGTGACGTTGCTGCTAGTGAAG CACTGGAGCCCCACCCATCATTATTTCTATCACTATTATACATAGCCAATCAGATTGAGCGACACAAGTGTGAACATGAACAAGATACTG CTACATCAGCCATATTGTCATCATTGGTAACTGAGAAGTGTCATGATTGTCATGGTAACACGGCTTCTGCACACATGATCGTTGACAACCTGCTGCAACCAACTTGTGCAACACTGAAGGCATGGCTCAGCCAAACCCCCCACATTACAGCCAATGAGAACTGCCAGAAGGCTAACGTGCTGCAAGTGAGCACACACGTGCTGAGGGGTGTAGCTAGAATCCTGTTAGAATGTAACCAATGGTATCACAGCCGACTACATCAGCATTTTAGTAACTGGGGACTTTCCCCATTGCTGTTACTGTTGCTAGGAGACCTGCCACACCTCCTGAGAGTCCTGCAGGAGGAGCTCCTCCCAATCAGCACCCAGCTACTGGATCATGTGACCACTGAGCAGCTGTCAGGACTACAAGATGATGTCAGAATGGAACATGACAAGATTGTGGAAGTGATGGCATTGATAAAA GAGCAGTTATTTGGCTTCATGCGGCAGTTTTATGATGGGATAGTTGAACGTTGTCAACAATTCTGGAGACAGCCGATAAAATTATCCA GAAATTCAGAAGGGACACCAACTAGAATAGCAGAGTTATGTGTGGAGCAACTACTATCACCGTGTGTGCAGGCCTGTGCTATCCTTCTCCCCTCCCTTGGAGAGCCATGTGTCACACTGTGTGTCACTGTCACTATAGTATGCTGGAGAAACAGTGTGTTGGCTACTAGTAAACGATACAG CACACAACAGATGTGTCAACTGCTGTCGGACTTCAATTACATGGCTTCATCATTGACAACTAACATCAGTCATATTCCAGTTGTCATGGAGACCAGAAGAGCACTATACAAGTTGTGTGGACTGTACTGTTGTCATGACAATGAGACTGCATCATATGAtccaggatcacatgatccgaTCATCTGTGATGTCATTAAAACATTACCACCTCTTGAGGGTGTGTCCACTGATGAATGGGCTGCATCCATGGCAACCAAGAGGAAATCCTAG
- the LOC136266220 gene encoding uncharacterized protein isoform X1 — MSDSIRAIVANLTATYRSIKACIPPLVTSATSVPLSGTAKVDYRNCDCTKALEESCDRLSRLLDTKVITLMDWQLHHCVQLLRHVILTSLELLCVSSQLEDHVRYAFTVLCSLLDISRDKVNVLILRVYEEECDGVLLHQEELLNIVTSKRCEVITGCVSDDLTVLEHIVSMETSLLRTVCAAVMSLLPPTPWGGSMSLLHPGSWGGNVTNYVLREGLDPADNVNWTNFLMPGINSPGLRQCVAMTTSNIWRKVSQRLVTMDHMSCGGVSATGCCDVAASEALEPHPSLFLSLLYIANQIERHKCEHEQDTATSAILSSLVTEKCHDCHGNTASAHMIVDNLLQPTCATLKAWLSQTPHITANENCQKANVLQVSTHVLRGVARILLECNQWYHSRLHQHFSNWGLSPLLLLLLGDLPHLLRVLQEELLPISTQLLDHVTTEQLSGLQDDVRMEHDKIVEVMALIKEQLFGFMRQFYDGIVERCQQFWRQPIKLSTGNSEGTPTRIAELCVEQLLSPCVQACAILLPSLGEPCVTLCVTVTIVCWRNSVLATSKRYSTQQMCQLLSDFNYMASSLTTNISHIPVVMETRRALYKLCGLYCCHDNETASYDPGSHDPIICDVIKTLPPLEGVSTDEWAASMATKRKS, encoded by the exons ATGTCAGACTCGATTCGCGCAATAGTCGCGAACCTCACCGCTACGTACAGGAGTATTAAGGCGTGTATACCTCCCTTAGTGACCAGTGCTACAAGTGTACCTCTCTCAGGGACCGCTAAAGTGGATTATCGGAATTGTGACTGCACGAAGGCATTGGAGGAGTCGTGTGACCGGTTAAGCAGGCTATTAGATACTAAAGTGATCACTTTAATGGACTGGCAGTTACATCATTGTGTCCAGCTCTTGCGTCACGTGATCTTGACCAGTTTGGAGCTGTTGTGTGTTAGCTCACAATTAGAGGATCACGTGAGATATGCTTTTACCGTTCTATGCTCCTTGTTGGACATATCACGTGATAAGGTCAATGTGTTGATATTACGAGTATATGAGGAGGAGTGTGATGGTGTACTGTTACACCAGGAGGAGTTACTAAATATAGTAACCTCAAAGAGGTGTGAAGTAATAACAGGTTGTGTTAGTGATGATCTTACTGTACTGGAGCATATTGTATCCATGGAGACATCACTACTAAGGACTGTGTGTGCAGCAGTTATGTCATTGTTGCCCCCCACCCCCTGGGGAGGAAGTATGTCACTGCTACACCCTGGCTCCTGGGGAGGGAATGTCACTAATTATGTACTAAGAGAGGGACTTGACCCAGCAGATAATGTTAACTGGACAAATTTTCTGATGCCAGGTATAAATAGTCCTGGCCTTAGGCAGTGTGTTGCTATGACAACCAGCAATATTTGGAGGAAAGTTTCACAGAGGTTAGTTACTATGGATCACATGAGCTGTGGGGGTGTTTCAGCTACTGGTTGCTGTGACGTTGCTGCTAGTGAAG CACTGGAGCCCCACCCATCATTATTTCTATCACTATTATACATAGCCAATCAGATTGAGCGACACAAGTGTGAACATGAACAAGATACTG CTACATCAGCCATATTGTCATCATTGGTAACTGAGAAGTGTCATGATTGTCATGGTAACACGGCTTCTGCACACATGATCGTTGACAACCTGCTGCAACCAACTTGTGCAACACTGAAGGCATGGCTCAGCCAAACCCCCCACATTACAGCCAATGAGAACTGCCAGAAGGCTAACGTGCTGCAAGTGAGCACACACGTGCTGAGGGGTGTAGCTAGAATCCTGTTAGAATGTAACCAATGGTATCACAGCCGACTACATCAGCATTTTAGTAACTGGGGACTTTCCCCATTGCTGTTACTGTTGCTAGGAGACCTGCCACACCTCCTGAGAGTCCTGCAGGAGGAGCTCCTCCCAATCAGCACCCAGCTACTGGATCATGTGACCACTGAGCAGCTGTCAGGACTACAAGATGATGTCAGAATGGAACATGACAAGATTGTGGAAGTGATGGCATTGATAAAA GAGCAGTTATTTGGCTTCATGCGGCAGTTTTATGATGGGATAGTTGAACGTTGTCAACAATTCTGGAGACAGCCGATAAAATTATCCA CAGGAAATTCAGAAGGGACACCAACTAGAATAGCAGAGTTATGTGTGGAGCAACTACTATCACCGTGTGTGCAGGCCTGTGCTATCCTTCTCCCCTCCCTTGGAGAGCCATGTGTCACACTGTGTGTCACTGTCACTATAGTATGCTGGAGAAACAGTGTGTTGGCTACTAGTAAACGATACAG CACACAACAGATGTGTCAACTGCTGTCGGACTTCAATTACATGGCTTCATCATTGACAACTAACATCAGTCATATTCCAGTTGTCATGGAGACCAGAAGAGCACTATACAAGTTGTGTGGACTGTACTGTTGTCATGACAATGAGACTGCATCATATGAtccaggatcacatgatccgaTCATCTGTGATGTCATTAAAACATTACCACCTCTTGAGGGTGTGTCCACTGATGAATGGGCTGCATCCATGGCAACCAAGAGGAAATCCTAG
- the LOC136266220 gene encoding uncharacterized protein isoform X3: MSDSIRAIVANLTATYRSIKACIPPLVTSATSVPLSGTAKVDYRNCDCTKALEESCDRLSRLLDTKVITLMDWQLHHCVQLLRHVILTSLELLCVSSQLEDHVRYAFTVLCSLLDISRDKVNVLILRVYEEECDGVLLHQEELLNIVTSKRCEVITGCVSDDLTVLEHIVSMETSLLRTVCAAVMSLLPPTPWGGSMSLLHPGSWGGNVTNYVLREGLDPADNVNWTNFLMPGINSPGLRQCVAMTTSNIWRKVSQRLVTMDHMSCGGVSATGCCDVAASEALEPHPSLFLSLLYIANQIERHKCEHEQDTATSAILSSLVTEKCHDCHGNTASAHMIVDNLLQPTCATLKAWLSQTPHITANENCQKANVLQVSTHVLRGVARILLECNQWYHSRLHQHFSNWGLSPLLLLLLGDLPHLLRVLQEELLPISTQLLDHVTTEQLSGLQDDVRMEHDKIVEVMALIKEQLFGFMRQFYDGIVERCQQFWRQPIKLSTGNSEGTPTRIAELCVEQLLSPCVQACAILLPSLGEPCVTLCVTVTIVCWRNSVLATSKRYSVYCTKHTTDVSTAVGLQLHGFIIDN, encoded by the exons ATGTCAGACTCGATTCGCGCAATAGTCGCGAACCTCACCGCTACGTACAGGAGTATTAAGGCGTGTATACCTCCCTTAGTGACCAGTGCTACAAGTGTACCTCTCTCAGGGACCGCTAAAGTGGATTATCGGAATTGTGACTGCACGAAGGCATTGGAGGAGTCGTGTGACCGGTTAAGCAGGCTATTAGATACTAAAGTGATCACTTTAATGGACTGGCAGTTACATCATTGTGTCCAGCTCTTGCGTCACGTGATCTTGACCAGTTTGGAGCTGTTGTGTGTTAGCTCACAATTAGAGGATCACGTGAGATATGCTTTTACCGTTCTATGCTCCTTGTTGGACATATCACGTGATAAGGTCAATGTGTTGATATTACGAGTATATGAGGAGGAGTGTGATGGTGTACTGTTACACCAGGAGGAGTTACTAAATATAGTAACCTCAAAGAGGTGTGAAGTAATAACAGGTTGTGTTAGTGATGATCTTACTGTACTGGAGCATATTGTATCCATGGAGACATCACTACTAAGGACTGTGTGTGCAGCAGTTATGTCATTGTTGCCCCCCACCCCCTGGGGAGGAAGTATGTCACTGCTACACCCTGGCTCCTGGGGAGGGAATGTCACTAATTATGTACTAAGAGAGGGACTTGACCCAGCAGATAATGTTAACTGGACAAATTTTCTGATGCCAGGTATAAATAGTCCTGGCCTTAGGCAGTGTGTTGCTATGACAACCAGCAATATTTGGAGGAAAGTTTCACAGAGGTTAGTTACTATGGATCACATGAGCTGTGGGGGTGTTTCAGCTACTGGTTGCTGTGACGTTGCTGCTAGTGAAG CACTGGAGCCCCACCCATCATTATTTCTATCACTATTATACATAGCCAATCAGATTGAGCGACACAAGTGTGAACATGAACAAGATACTG CTACATCAGCCATATTGTCATCATTGGTAACTGAGAAGTGTCATGATTGTCATGGTAACACGGCTTCTGCACACATGATCGTTGACAACCTGCTGCAACCAACTTGTGCAACACTGAAGGCATGGCTCAGCCAAACCCCCCACATTACAGCCAATGAGAACTGCCAGAAGGCTAACGTGCTGCAAGTGAGCACACACGTGCTGAGGGGTGTAGCTAGAATCCTGTTAGAATGTAACCAATGGTATCACAGCCGACTACATCAGCATTTTAGTAACTGGGGACTTTCCCCATTGCTGTTACTGTTGCTAGGAGACCTGCCACACCTCCTGAGAGTCCTGCAGGAGGAGCTCCTCCCAATCAGCACCCAGCTACTGGATCATGTGACCACTGAGCAGCTGTCAGGACTACAAGATGATGTCAGAATGGAACATGACAAGATTGTGGAAGTGATGGCATTGATAAAA GAGCAGTTATTTGGCTTCATGCGGCAGTTTTATGATGGGATAGTTGAACGTTGTCAACAATTCTGGAGACAGCCGATAAAATTATCCA CAGGAAATTCAGAAGGGACACCAACTAGAATAGCAGAGTTATGTGTGGAGCAACTACTATCACCGTGTGTGCAGGCCTGTGCTATCCTTCTCCCCTCCCTTGGAGAGCCATGTGTCACACTGTGTGTCACTGTCACTATAGTATGCTGGAGAAACAGTGTGTTGGCTACTAGTAAACGATACAG TGTTTACTGTACAAAGCACACAACAGATGTGTCAACTGCTGTCGGACTTCAATTACATGGCTTCATCATTGACAACTAA
- the LOC136266224 gene encoding proteasome assembly chaperone 3-like: MSFPVATKQGQVLLGGKTADVVVSNFGSHVLLCLSHFHKFGNLVLVTKETVANSNHTYTIKTILGNDNEMLQVLSRGIAELVHKDPATPPSLLLALAIDQQLSPAVLKEVIDALEKFGINKPEL, translated from the exons ATGTCTTTTCCAGTGGCTACTAAACAG GGACAAGTTCTACTGGGCGGTAAAACTGCTGACGTGGTTGTGTCTAATTTTGGTAGTCACGTGCTCCTCTGTTTATCCCATTTCCACAAGTTTGGCAACCTG GTATTGGTCACCAAGGAAACAGTTGCCAATAGTAACCACACATACACCATCAAGACTATATTGGGGAATGACAAT GAGATGCTACAAGTGCTATCACGAGGTATAGCAGAGCTTGTTCACAAGGACCCAGCCACTCCCCCCTCACTACTACTAGCATTAGCAATAGACCAGCAGCTCAGTCCAGCTGTGTTGAAGGAGGTGATAGATGCTCTGGAGAAATTTGGAATAAATAAACCAgaattataa
- the LOC136266222 gene encoding E3 ubiquitin-protein ligase RNF170-like, producing MTTKVVGSSYVEGVGDELLWVLGVGTITMATVVTSTIMLLRQTSNQQINPHHQDNVEATRRQLGVATPPSAEGGRGPLPGDRRETPSSHDRHGLPPGDRNCPICLTEMNAAVETNCGHIFCANCILTYWNINQWPTTACRCPVCRQNVTLLLRCRGHTFPSDVEQRINTYNRRMAGEPRSLSEWIHDLPTLFRHFLQDLVSPRGIVQLWRLRIMMMLIFVVLYLLSPLDLLPEAVMGLFGLFDDLLIILIVLIYCLVAYRQAVVNAH from the exons ATGACAACGAAGGTGGTTGGGAGCAGTTACGTGGAGGGAGTAGGTGACGAGTTGCTATGGGTACTGGGTGTGGGGACTATCACCATGGCGACCGTGGTGACTTCTACAATAATGCTATTACGTCAGACATCTAATCAACAAATTAACCCCCATCACCAAGATAATGTGGAGGCTACCAGGAGACAATTGGGTGTGGCCACTCCACCATCAGCAGAAGGTGGCCGTGGTCCCTTGCCTGGTGATAGGCGTGAGACACCTTCATCTCATGATAGGCATGGTCTCCCACCAGGCGATCGGAACTGTCCAATATGTCTAACTGAAATGAACGCTGCTGTGGAAACAAACTGTGGACACATATTTTGTG CTAATTGTATTCTAACGTATTGGAACATCAATCAGTGGCCAACCACAGCCTGCAGGTGTCCGGTGTGTCGTCAGAac GTCACACTGTTACTAAGGTGTAGGGGACATACCTTTCCTAGTGATGTTGAACAAAGAATCAACACTTACAACAGAAGAATGGCCGGGGAACCTCGTAGT TTATCAGAATGGATCCATGACCTCCCGACGTTATTCAGACACTTCCTACAAGATCTCGTCTCCCCTCGGGGAATAGTGCAGCTGTGGCGACTTCGCATCATGATGATGTTGATCTTTGTTGTGCTTTACTTGTTGTCACCCCTTGATCTGCTGCCTGAGGCCGTAATGGGGTTGTTCGGACTGTTTGATGATCTCTTGATCATATTGATTGTCTTGATCTACTGTTTGGTTGCATATCGACAGGCAGTTGTGAATGCTCATTGA
- the LOC136266221 gene encoding protein YIPF2-like — protein sequence MASDDEVIINLEEDTASEPLMFKDYHDDISDHVTGELTAEQEGANDDTQKETKTEEGGGSVFSLLTISYYQNMFDVTTSQVLSRMLWSMIPTKQRYLKVLQPNVDLYGPIWVPMTLLFCIAIAGNLTKLLTQSENAEWEFHFDEVTFIAGVIYSYTWLVPIILWAVLSWQGLAVASILETVAIYGYSVTIYIPISVLWLIPIPWLQWLLVAVGVTMSGLVMLVALRPESQLSVRTQFGNIVMIIMVLLHVALGVGFKIYYIHSGFFYDVNSDNTSTTATLISATTSATTQLSTSSTTEIVMPDISLHNH from the exons ATGGCAAGCGACGATGAAGTTATTATCAATCTCGAGGAG GACACGGCCAGTGAGCCGCTTATGTTCAAAG ATTATCACGATGATATTAGTGATCACGTGACAGGCGAGCTAACAGCTGAACAAGAAG GAGCAAATGATGACACCCAG AAGGAGACGAAGACTGAGGAAGGAGGTGGCAGTGTATTCTCACTACTAACGATATCATATTATCAGAACATGTTTGACGTGACCACATCACAG GTATTATCCAGGATGTTATGGTCGATGATTCCTACTAAACAACGATATCTTAAAGTGCTGCAACCCAACGTTGACTTGTATGGCCCAATCTGGGTGCCCATGACACTGCTATTTTGTATTGCCATCGCTGGTAACCTCACCAAGTTGTTGACACAGTCAGAAAATGCTGAGTGGGAATTCCATTTTGACGAAG TTACATTTATTGCCGGAGTGATATACAGTTACACATGGCTGGTACCTATTATACTATGGGCTGTGTTGTCATGGCAAGGATTGGCTGTAGCCAGTATACTGGAGACTGTTGCCATATATGGATATTCTGTTACCATTTATATTCCAATCTCT GTGTTATGGTTAATACCCATCCCATGGTTACAGTGGCTGTTAGTAGCAGTGGGCGTGACCATGTCAG GTCTGGTGATGCTGGTAGCATTACGTCCAGAATCACAGTTATCAGTGAGGACACAATTTGGTAACATTGTCATGATCATAATGGTGCTGTTACATGTGGCCCTGGGAGTAGGCTTTAAG ATATACTACATTCACTCTGGATTCTTCTATGATGTCAACAGTGACAACACCAGTACCACTGCTACACTGATCAGTGCTACCACTTCTGCTACTACTCAACTGTCAACTAGTTCCACTACTGAGATAGTGATGCCAGACATCTCATTACATAACcactaa